The Psychrobacillus sp. FSL K6-2836 nucleotide sequence AACCAACTGGTACAGATAGTATTCCTATTAAATCGTGAAATAGGAGTGTAAAGATAATTGTAACTAAAACTACACTTGTCTGAGAAAAGACTGAAAATGAAAATTTCTTTTGTGCATCAAAGTAACCTTCATAAACAGCATTTACTCCAACCAATACAACTGAACCAAAATAAATGACACTTACCCAAATAGCAATTTCCATTCCGCCTTCAAATGCGGAAAAGCTCGGATAAAATATATGTATAATCGGAGAGCTAAGTAACATTCCAATTATGGCTATTCCTAATGCTATCCAAAATGTTCCTTTAATAATATTGGTTAAATGAGAATCTCCTCTACCTATCCCTTCAAACTTATAATAACTTGGTAAAAAAGCATCCTTCATACCAGTTAATAAGAACAAAATGATTGCATTTGGAATCGTCATAGCGGCAAAATATACATCAGCTTCAAAGGAGTCGGCAAAATAAGCTGCAATAACAAGATCACGAATCATACTTGAGAATTTTAAAATAATTGTAGATAATAGTAAAAATATAGATGCGAACTTTAATTTATTCATAACTAATCCCACCCATATTGCGAGGAAGTATTAGAACGTCATAATTTATTTTCGAATGCAATTGTTGATAAATAAATGAGGCTACTTTATATACAAGTTTTACGCTTCTTCTAAGCATAATCTGCAAGAGTGAAATAATTCTCAATGATGTTATATTGTTGCAGAGCCTAAGGACAAAAACACTCTTCATCTTGTTCTTCCTTTCATTTGGAACTTACTAGTCCCTAGATTGCATTTTTTTATTATATCATATTTACTTATGAAATACATTTTCGCACAGAAAAGTTTATGTCCTTTTTCTACAAGACGTTATAACGACTAATTTTAACTTAACTACAAAATAGAAACCCTTTAAGAAGTAGTATAATTTCCATGATTGTTCATGGTTTACACTCACTGCTTAAAGGGTATATATTTACTAATCTTATTTAAGTCTATCTATAAATGTGTCCATTTGTGTATATGTTACATTATCGTTTATCCCAAAAGTTCCATCAGGCTTTCCTATTGTGACTCCATTTTGAGCTAAAATTTGAACATATTCACTTGCCCAATGAGTAGTATTTACATCAGTAAAGTTATGAGTACCAGCTGCTGGCTGCAGATTAAATGCTTCAACTAAAACCTTTGCAACATGTGCTCTGGTAATAGGTTTCGAAGGGTTAAATTTACCTTCTTCATTACCGCTAAATATTCCAGCTGCTGTAACTGAATTTATCGCTTCATAATATTCCGAAGTTGTTTTAACATCTGAGTAATCTGCTTTGTTATCAGCTAATGGAAGATTCAACTTACTAGCAACACTTTTTGCTACTTCCGCTCTACTAGCAAAAATACTCATATCAATACTTGCGGATTTTACTTCAACTTTTTCTGTCGTTTGTGATTGATCCAAAACTCTTTTTGCACCTATGTATTTGTCGCCCCAATAGTACGGGTCATTGATAGATGAAACACTAACTCCATTGGAGGTAGATGAATGAATGAACTGGTTTGATCCAATATATATTCCAGCATGAGAAACTCCCTTGCCTGAAGTATTAAAGAATACTAAATCTCCAACTTCTAAATTGCTTTTACTTACGCTTGTACCATCTTTATATTGTTCTGAAGTCGTTCTTGGTAAAGCTATATTTACATCCTGAAATACTTGTTGGATAAATCCTGAACAGTCAAAGCCTCTAGATGTAGTGCCACCGTATGCATATGGTGTTCCTATATAATTATAAGCTTTCGTTTTAATTTCACTTGGCGATGCAGCATTCGCTGCTGAGACATTCATCATTAGTAATGCTGAACTAAGTAGACATACTTTAATAACTTTCTTAAACATTATGTTGTAAAACCTCTCTCTATAGCAAAATCTGTAGTAAGCATAACATCATTTATCGGTGTTAAACATTACAGTTTCGTCTCATATAAATAACAAAAATATAACAAAAAGATTACAAACAAAAAAAGACAGCACATAGTCATTATTTGACTAGGCACTGCCTCTGAATATTATTGAATTGAATAGTAATCTCTTATTCCATTAAATATGGATTGAGCATAAATCTCTATATATTTATCATTCACAAGTTTGTTTAAATCTTGCTGATTAGTAATAAAACCTAGTTCTACCAAAACAGATGGAATCTCCATTTGTTTAATGACGTAAAATTCTCCTTCTTTTGTCCCACGATTATTCATACTTGCATTTTTTATAATTTCTTGTTGAATTTTCGTGGCAAGAACTTTACTTTCTGCGCCATTATCATTCGCTGATAAATTATAGAATGTTTCTGTTCCGGTAACACTTTTATTCGCTGCAGCATTTACATGTATACTAACAAAAAGTTCTGTGTTTGTAGACTTGGATAATGCCACTCGGTCTTGAAGCGATGGATATGTATCGCCAGTTCTTGACATAATAACCGTTGCTCCAGCACTTTTAAGCTTTTGTTCCACAAGTTTCGCCACTTTAATGACGATACTCTTTTCTGTAACACCTTGACTAGAGGCACCTGGATCTTTTCCACCATGACCAGCGTCCATTAATATAATCCTATTTTTTAGTACACTTCCGGTTTGATTCAACAGTTTCAAATAAGTTTTACTTACGTAACCTTGTCCACCACTGTATTTAACTTTAGCCCAAGAGCCATTAAGACTTTCTACTGTTACTATTTTACCTTTTGTTAAGCTACCTACACTCGCATAAGTTGCTCCTGGACCACTACGAACATTTAGTGAGGTTGCTGTTACTTTACCAATAACGTCTCCTAAATTATCTGATCCAGTGTCTTCAGGTATTGTAGCATCCTTTGTATAGCTTGCACTGATGTAACCTGGGATATTATCCACTTTTACTAAATACCAGCCATCATATAATCCGTACGTTTGTAATTCTGTATTTTTACTTACAGTACTAATAATAGCCCCGCTTGTTGTTGGTTTACTTCTAATATTTAAATCAGGAGAGGTTGTTAATACTTTTCCAGTGGAAGCACCAATTTCCTTGCCATTAATATCTAAGAAACTTGTATAAGCACTGCTAATGTATTGTAATTCACCTTTATAATCTATCTTTAACCAATCACCTGTGACTTCATAAACAAATACCTTTTCTTTATCGACTAATTTACCGACAACTGTTCCAGAATTATTTGGCTCTGTTCGAACATTTAGCGTATCATTACTAACTTGAATAATGACTTGTCCAATCGATTTACTTGGATCAGGTAGTGTTGCTCCATCAACTTCTTTATATACTTTAAATTCGTCTTCCATTCCACGAGCTACAAAAAGACTAAATTGTCTACGAGTCACACCACTATTTGGCATATATTTATTATTGGAGCCCTGTGTAATACCATTATAATAAATAGCCTTTACATACTTAGCTAGTTCATCGTTATTATTTATATCGGAAAAGACAATAGGCTTGTTTGCATTTTCAGTTAAACTCAGATTAAACGTCTTAACTAGAGCAATACTCATATCGTCTCTAGTAAATGGTTTGAAAGGACTAAAGTTTCCGTTTCCTGTACCTTTCATGTACCCAAGTTTTACAGCTTGTTCAATATACTCAGATTCTTTTAATTTTACGTCTTTAAAACTCGATTTACTAACCTTTAACGGTCCATGTCCACCTGCAAGAACTAGCATCTTAGCTGCTTGATAGCGAGTTAATACATCAGTAGGTTTGAATTTCTGAACTCCACCACTTTCATAGCCTTTTATAATTCCTTTATTATATATATATTCAATTTCCTGATAACCTTCATCCGAATTCGATACATCTGAAAAGGTATTGGCAGCATTCGCTTGGATTGATAGCGAAAAAGCTAAAACTAGCATAAGACTGATAGTAACAATTTGTTTAATTTTACCTAACACTTTTGAGCTCCTCTCCTTATCCTTATACGATAATATCAAAAAACTACTTCCATTAATATCCTCATTTTTACTCAATTTTTAAATTTTCCTACAAATTAATCGCTTTATTGATAAAATAGGGAGAATTCACTTACTTTTCTATAAGAAAAACCAGGTACAGCCGCCCGGTCCTTTAAGTTCAAAACCTGTTTCTATCGTTTCTGAAGGGGCTATGAACAGACTTGGTGCTGTACTATAACCATTTTTTTGGGGGAGATGCTGGTCGTGACTGACGTCACGACCAGCATCTCTTTTCTTGGTAATCTTATGGAATTTGGCTGTCCGTCGCCCCTCTACAACTCTTAGAAACAGGTTAGTGCATTTTTTGGTAACTAGAGAAAAGATACTATCCTATTCATTTAGGAAGCTCTCGAAGATGCAATTTCGTTCGCTATTTCGCTTCTTTATGGGTCAAACACTTACTACCTCTTTTTATTTCCACTAGAATAAAAGAAAATCTACTTTCTCCATCTATTATTGGATAATAGCATTTCTAATTCAACTGCGATTACAGATTATTTATTCACTATCTAAAATTTAACTAATCTTATCGTCTTAGCTATAGGTTTTACTATAACCTATATCCTTAGTACTACACAGTATATTGATTGTAGTGGAAGGTGGCGACTCCGGCAGGATGAGTGAGACAGATGAAACATCACAGGCGAACGCGCAAGCGTCGGTGATGGTTCATCGCTCACCCTGCGGAACGCGTCCATCTGAAACGGAAATCAGCAGTATTTCCCCTTCATTAAAGTCCCAAGAATCCAGTGTTCACGGGGACATTTTAATATACTTTCTAATCTTCTTTTGAAAAAAGCTGAATCAATGTCCAATTTGACTTGATTCAGCTTACAAATTATTTACTGGAGAACATATGGACGTAATAATATTGGTTATTATCGTTTAAAGCTATTCCTACGCCAATTTTCGTATACTTATTGTTTAGTATATTAGCTCGATGACCAGGAGAATTCATCCAAGCGGTGACTACCTCATCAGATCCTTCGTAGCCATGTGCAATATTTTCCCCAAAGGTTTTATAGAAGTATCCGAATCCATCTGCCATATCCCAAGGAGCTCCATATATTGGCGAAGTATGTTCAAAATAATTATGTTCAACCATATCCTCTGCTTTTATAAATGCTATTTGGGATAGCGTTTTGTCTTCAACTAAAGCAGTCAACCCTTGTTTTTTGCGCTCTGCATTTACTAGTTTAATAGTTTCTGAGACAAAACTCACATTTGCTTGTTCGATACTTTTATATTCCTTTTCATAAGGATCATAGATAGTTTCATTTTTTTCTGGGTTTTTCTTATATTCCATACTTCTGTCTAATATAACTAGAGCTTGAATTCGGGTCACTGCACTACTAGGTGCAAAGGAAGTTTTTGTTTTACCCGTTGTAATTCCAGTTTTAGCTAAAAATGCTATGTAAGGTGCTGCCCAATGGCCTTCTCGTACATCTGTGAAAGGGACTTTGACTTTTTTTTCAACTTGAAAATCATTCATTAAAACAATAATTTTGGATAGTTGTGCTCTTGTTAACGTATCATTGGGGTTGAAATTCAGTCCATCATTAAAAATTCCTGCTTTTGTTAGTGTGGCTATATCCTTATAAGCAGGATGATCACTCGTGATATCTGTAAATGAGGGCTTGTAATCAGTAGAATCTGGTAATTTTAAGACTCTATTAATAATTTGAGCTACCTGGGCTCTACTAATGGAGTTATTCGGACGAAAAGTTCCGTCTGGATAGCCAGTAATGACTTCATTCTTTTGATTGGAGACTAATACCGGATAATACCACTCATCTTCACTAACGTCTGTGAATAGTGAAGCTTGTGCTATTCCTGGAAACAATAAGACCATGAATAACGCCAACCATAAGAATCTATTAAACTTTTCCAAGTAAATTACCTCCTTTCTAATAAGTATACACAAGAAAGGTCCAATTTAAACTAAAAATCCCTTCATATAATGTATATGAAGGGATTTTCTAGTATTTATTTTAATAGATTATTAAAGTTAGAAACAAATTTAGCAGCCTGAGCACGAGTTGTTCCTTCTGTAGGTCTAAATTTCCCATCAGTACCAGAACCAATATTTAGTTCTTCTATCATATTAATAGCTTTTACAAAATCGCCATCATATTTCCCTAAATCTGAGAAAGTAGCTTTTTCTTTTACTGTATAGTCTACTTCTGATTTTGCATCATAAGCTCTGTTAAGCATTAACGCAAATTGTGCGCGAGTGACAGCTTGGTGAGGCAAGAACTTTCCGTTAACGCCTTTTACAATACCAGCCTCTGCTGCAGCTGCAATTTCAGCTTTTGTATCAGCATGAAGATTAGCGGTATCTGTAAATTTTGCTGTCCCTTTTGCTTCCAGACCAAGTGCACGGACGATTAATGACGTAGCTTGAGCGCGCGTCAATTGTTTGTTTGGTGAATATGTTGCATCAGTAGTTCCTTTTGATAAGCCTTGATAAAATAAATCTTGAATATATGAATAGTGCCAATCCGCTTCTTTAACGTCATTAAATGGTATTACAACTTTAATGCGTCCCTCTTCAGTTGGATTTACTTTTTCAAGATTTGTAATGTATTCAATGAACATTTCCCAGTCCACATTTCCTGGTTCGCTTACTCGACCTTCAGCATAAGCAGTTTCAAAGGCTTTAAAGCCATCCCCACCTTTTGCTGTAAATGTGTTTGTTGCTACTTTATATGTTTTAGAATTATCTAAGTTTACATACTTATCGCCTTCTTTTACTTGTACACTTAGAACACGTTTACCTGCTTCTGCAGTACCATCAAACGTGTATTTTAAACCAGAAACATGTAAAAATGCTCCTTTTTCTTTAGGAAACTCATCCACAGCATTTTCCAGTAAAGATTTAATCTCTTCTCCTGTCACAGACGCTATAGCTAATGCATTACCAAAAGGCATGACAGTCAAAACTTCTCCAACTGTAATATCTCCTGCGTCAATAGAAGCACGAATTCCTCCACCATTTTGCATAGCAATAACAGTTTCTGCATCAATTTTTTTAGCAGTCGCTAACATACCATCCGTGATCAAGTTACCAAGATTCGTTTCACCGGCACGAACGCCCCAAAGTCCACGTCCACCATTAAGTCCCTCTACTGCTACCTTACCTGTTGAAGTATTTTTTACTTTTTCAATAGAATCAGCATACGGTTTTAGTAGTTTAGTAGTTTCTGCATCTGGAGTTTCTACTGCTGCAACATCATGTAAGACTCCAGTGTGATCTGTAATAACACCTTCAGTATTGAATGAAACATCTAATTGACCTAAAAATTTATTGTACTCATTTGCTTGAACGATAAGAACTGGCTTTCCGTTTACAGTTAGCTCTTTAGGTGCATCCAGTTTCGTATGAGTATGACCACCAACGATAATATCGATTCCAGGTACTTTTTCCGCTAACAATAAATCATTATCGTATTTCGCCGCATCATCATAGCCTATATGAGTCAACGCAATGATTTTATTTACCCCTGCTTTTTCAAATGCAGCTACTGCTCCTTTTGCTGCCTCAATATAATTAGTGAATGCGATATCATTAGGACTTGAAATATCCACAGTTTCTGCAGTTGTTAATCCAAAAATCCCAACTTTTTCTCCACCAACTTCTTTTATAATACCGTTATATATTTCTCCATTGGCAGCTGTTGATGAATATTCGTTATTTTGAAGCCCTTCAAATAGAGCGTCCTTCGAAAAATCCACATTGGCACTTACAAATGGAAACTCTGCTTTTTTGACAAATTCTGTAAGACCTAAATGACCATCAGATGTAGAACCTAGGTCAAATTCATGGTTTCCGAAAGTCATAGCATCGTATTTCAATAAATTCATAAACTCTAAATCAGCTAAACCAGTATATTGGTTAAAATATAGCGTTCCAGAGAAAACATCCCCTGCGTCAAGTAACAGATTATTTTTGTGCTCAGAACGAATCTGTTTTACAAGAGTCGCTCGTTTTGCAGCTGCATCTACGTTTGCATGTGTGTCATTCGTATGCATAACTGTAAGGCTGAAATCTCCCTCAGCCGCTAAACTTGTTTGAGGTGTTAAAGCTAACCCCAAACCAGCTGCAATCGTTAATGCTGCTATACTTTTATAAGTTCTTTTATACATTCTCGCACCATCCCTTTTTATAATGTGAATCTCTTTAACTATACTATAGTTTAGATAATTTTAAATATTAAGTTTCAGTAAATTGTAATTTGAATATTAATTTTTAGTAAATGATGATTTTGAAATAGGTATTTTTAATACGTTTAATAAGATCAAAAACTATGCATACTAGCACAAGCTCAGATTAATAATCTGGAGCTTGCATTCATATATTTACGAAAAGGCTTTGTAGTTATAAGAAATGAGGACCATGCATGTCAAAGAAAATAATTTGGATTACCATTATTAGTTGCTTACTATTAAGTGGAACAGTATACGCTACTAGTTTTTATAAAAATGTAACGACGACACTCGAAACTATCCATGAACCCGAAATTCGTAAAGTTTCTAAACTTCGAGAAACGGAAGTGGAGCTCATAGAAAAAGAACCAATTTCGGTATTATTACTCGGTGTGGATGAACGCGATGCGGATGCTGGTCGTTCCGATACTATTATCGTACTAACCGTTAATCCCTCTCTCGCTTCGATAAAAGTATTGAGTATTCCCAGAGATACATATACGGAAATCATCGGATTAGATAAAATGGATAAATTAAATCACGCGTATGCATTCGGGGGAATAGATATGGCGCTTCATTCCGTCGAAAACTTAATAGATATTCCGATCGATTATGTTATACAGGTTAATATGGAAAGCTTTTTAGAAATTGTCGATAGTGTTGGCGGTGTTACAGTCGAAAACGCTTCTGCTTTCGAAGAAAACGGTTATCTATTTGAAGAAGGTCCAATGCATTTAGATGGAGATATGGCACTTAGTTATGTGCGCATGCGGATGAATGATCCGCTAGGTGACTTTGGGAGACAGGAGCGCCAAAAACAAGTTCTCCTAGCCGTTTTAAAAGAAGGAGCTTCTTTTAATAGCATTCTCCACTACAAGGATTTATTGGCTACATTAGCAGAAAATATCCGGACGAATATGAAGTTCGAACAAATGATGGATATTCAAAAAGGCTATAAGAATGCACTGGCAAATGTTGAATCTATTACGCTCTCGAATGGAGGCGGCAAGCGAATGAATGATATTTGGTATTATGTTCCCGAAGAAGAAGAGTTGAATGAAGTGACGATGCTTTTGAAGGAGCATTTGGAGCTTGAATAACGGGAAGATTGTGGCATTTGGTAGTTTACTTGCGGTTGATAGCTGGATACTTGTGCTCTACACGCCTAATCATGGCATTCTCGTATAGAAGTGTATCCCTATCGTATATGCTCATTTCTCTCTCGTATAGAGGCAATTCTCGCTCGCTTACTCATGGTATTCTCGTATAGAACTGGATCACTATCGTATAAGCTCATTTCTCTCTCGTATAGAGGCAATTCTCTCTAGCATAATCATGGCATTCTCGTATAGTTTTGAATCTCGAGTTGAATACTTGCGGTCGGCTAGCGTTTACTTGCGGAAAGGGATACTTTTCCATATATACTGACTCAAAAAGGCTACTCCAATAAATGGAATAGCCTTTTCTTATTTTTGGATTCCCTTGAACCACTCACATGTCTTCATTGCATCTCCTAATTTACGTAGTTGCCATGTTTCTTCTATATAAATAGCGCTTAATAATCCGATATGAGGTTTATCAGCAATTTCTACAGCCACGATACTTTCATACAAGCGTACCATTTCTTTAGCGAGTGCTTTTGCTTCAAACGTTTGGACATCCTCTTGTAGTGAAGCGAATACATCTAATGATTCGCTAAGTTGTTGGAGCTTTTCATGGACAATGGGTTTCAGGTTTGATTCCTCACATTGTTGAAGTCGCTGCTCCATTGCTCGAACAAATAGATGATGGACATTGAATTTTTTCACCAATCGTATGAGCTCTAGCGCTAGAATATTCGCAGTTCCTTCCCATACTGTCAGCACCTGCGCATCCCGTAATAATCTAGGAGTTACGAAGTCCTCGATATAGCCGTTTCCTCCGTGCATCTCGATAGCTTCATGGGCAAAGTGAATCGCTTGTTCGGCCGTTTCTTTTTTCAATAAAGCTATAAACAATCGATTCAAAATCACTTCTTCCTTCGAAGCCTCTCCGCTTACGACCCGATCATATTGTTCAATCAGGTCAAAGGTTGTATACAGTTCTATTTCTAACTTCGCACGCATTCGACCGAGGGAGTCCTGGATCATTGGAAATTCATTTAGCTTGTTTCCAAATGCAGTCCGTTTCTCCGCATAAGCAAACGACTCATTATAAGCACGACGCATAATGCCCAGCGACGCTACTGTATTACAAATACGCGAAAGATTTAGTGCCTCTAGCATATATTTCAGCCCACTGCTAGGGTCTCCAACTACATAACCTAGAGCGCCTTCAAATTCCACCTCACCACTTGGGACTGCTCGAACACCTAATTTATCCTTCAGTCGGCGAATCTTAATACCATTTAAGGAACCATTTGTATTTTTCCAAGGAACAGCAAATAATGTCAGCCCTTTGGAGCCACTAGGAGCGCCCTCTATACGCGCAAGCACCATGGCAACTCCTGCCATACCAGCATTGGAGGCAAAATACTTTTCTCCATATAAAAGATAATGCTCACCTTCTTTTATAGCTTTTACTTCATTGGCTCCTACATCTGATCCCCCCTGTCGCTCTGTTAAAAAAGTCGCACCCTCGTATAGCTCTATATCACCTGTCGCGATGACATGGGGAAGAAATCGTTCTTTCACTTCCTGGTTTGCATAATGATCAAGTAAATAACTAGTAGCCATCGTAAGTGTTACGGGACAATAAAACCCAGGTTCTGATTGTGATAATACATACCCCTGTGCGAAGCTATAAACATAATTCCCTTTATGACCAAGCTCGGGAATCTCTTTATGCAAATAACCTACTATGCCTGTTTCATATGTTTCCTTTACTGTCTGTTTATAGCCTTCATTTACCCAAACGACTGATTGATCATCTCCGAACTTATCAAATTTAACGAGCTTCGGCTCTCCTTCACGATCTGTATGGCGCGCGCGTTCATCTATCTCATTTGTTACTAGCTCTCCAAACGATTTAAGCTGGTCCTGTGCATATGTCTGAAATGCTGGATGTAACTTTGACTGTAAAATATCCTGTAATGATTCATCTTCTGCAAAGTAATTTGCTCGATCCATATTATTTACCGCCTTCTCTCAATGATTGCTTCAGAATTTTCCCGGATGCATTCCGTGGAAGAGCTTCGACTTGTTCAAAGAGCTTTGGTATTTTGAAAGAGGATACTTTTCCGTTCAAATGGTCTATTAATTCCTTCGTCTCGACTGGTCTTGTTGCCGCAAAATAAGCTTTTACTGTTTCGCCCCATTCTACGTGTGGAACCCCGACAATAGCAACTTCTGAAACTGCTTCATGGGTAATTAATACATCCTCCACTTCCTTCGGATAAATATTTACTCCTCCAGAAATAATCATGTCCTTCTTTCGATCAACGATGAATATATATCCATCTTCATCAATGCGAGCTAAATCACCTGTCTTTAACCAATCGCCATCAAAGGTCGCTGCAGTTGCTTCAGGATTTTTATAGTATCCTAGCATCGTTCCGTCACCTCGAAGATAAATTTCTCCGACCTCAGCTACACCTACATCTTCTCCATCGCCATTTACGACTCTAATTTCCGTAAACAATGCTGCCCTTTTCCCAATACTTCCTGCTTTCTTCGCATGTTCATGTCCTAACAATAGTGTCCCACTTGGACCAGCCTCCGTTAATCCGTAAACACATACAAAATTATCCGTTTTAAAAGCCTGTTTCATATATAAAACTTCCCCACTCGACAATGGTGCCCCCCCATATATCCACCACTTCATCGAGCTTAAGTCTGTATGCTCGATTGCGGGATTCTTACCAGTCATTAAATATGCAACTGGAGCCCCAAAGAAATGGGTCGTCCTCTCTTCCTCTACCGTTTTTAACAGCAAATCTGGAGTAAATGTTGGCGTTAAAACGAGTGTGGCACCAACTATGACGCCAGCTACCATGAATAAATGAAGAGGAGCTGAATGACTAAGCGGCATCATTAAAAGCAAGCGACTTTCTGGTTTCATTTCCATTTCAATACAAATCATTTTCGCTACAGTGAGAACATTCCGGTGACTGAAAAGAACTCCTTTTGGCTGTCCCGTCGTTCCAGACGTATATAGAATGGTAGATGGCTCGTCATCCATGGAGGATGATTTAGGAAGCGCCTTCATTTCTTCTTTAGTTAATTCATTAAACGTAATCCATCCATGGTGCTCTCCACCCGTTTTTACAAGTAGGCTTTCATTTTGTAAATCCTTTACAGTATCGAATAGAAGCTCATGCACAACGAATATCTTTGAATCTGCATGATTTAAAATATACTCTATTTCAGCTAGAGTAGACTTTGCATTGATCGGTACGATTACTGCTCCGATTCGATGTGCTGCAAAATAAGTAATAATAAATTCGGGAACATTGGGCATAAATAGAACAATCTTATCATTTTTCTTGATGCCTACTTTTAATAGTCCAGTCGACAACTTCTCTACTAGATTATTTAATGCTTCGTAGGTAAGTCTTTGGCCCATCCCAACTACTGCCTCATTAAGTGGATACTTACTTGCATTATGTTCTAATAGTCTTGATAAATTCATCTGTTTTCCTCCCCTTTTAGATTTTCTAATTTAACTGTAAAAACATGTAGCAAAGCTTCCATTTCTTTTTTCATTTCTCCTAGCTCTTTAATC carries:
- a CDS encoding acyl-CoA dehydrogenase family protein, which translates into the protein MDRANYFAEDESLQDILQSKLHPAFQTYAQDQLKSFGELVTNEIDERARHTDREGEPKLVKFDKFGDDQSVVWVNEGYKQTVKETYETGIVGYLHKEIPELGHKGNYVYSFAQGYVLSQSEPGFYCPVTLTMATSYLLDHYANQEVKERFLPHVIATGDIELYEGATFLTERQGGSDVGANEVKAIKEGEHYLLYGEKYFASNAGMAGVAMVLARIEGAPSGSKGLTLFAVPWKNTNGSLNGIKIRRLKDKLGVRAVPSGEVEFEGALGYVVGDPSSGLKYMLEALNLSRICNTVASLGIMRRAYNESFAYAEKRTAFGNKLNEFPMIQDSLGRMRAKLEIELYTTFDLIEQYDRVVSGEASKEEVILNRLFIALLKKETAEQAIHFAHEAIEMHGGNGYIEDFVTPRLLRDAQVLTVWEGTANILALELIRLVKKFNVHHLFVRAMEQRLQQCEESNLKPIVHEKLQQLSESLDVFASLQEDVQTFEAKALAKEMVRLYESIVAVEIADKPHIGLLSAIYIEETWQLRKLGDAMKTCEWFKGIQK
- a CDS encoding class I adenylate-forming enzyme family protein; this encodes MNLSRLLEHNASKYPLNEAVVGMGQRLTYEALNNLVEKLSTGLLKVGIKKNDKIVLFMPNVPEFIITYFAAHRIGAVIVPINAKSTLAEIEYILNHADSKIFVVHELLFDTVKDLQNESLLVKTGGEHHGWITFNELTKEEMKALPKSSSMDDEPSTILYTSGTTGQPKGVLFSHRNVLTVAKMICIEMEMKPESRLLLMMPLSHSAPLHLFMVAGVIVGATLVLTPTFTPDLLLKTVEEERTTHFFGAPVAYLMTGKNPAIEHTDLSSMKWWIYGGAPLSSGEVLYMKQAFKTDNFVCVYGLTEAGPSGTLLLGHEHAKKAGSIGKRAALFTEIRVVNGDGEDVGVAEVGEIYLRGDGTMLGYYKNPEATAATFDGDWLKTGDLARIDEDGYIFIVDRKKDMIISGGVNIYPKEVEDVLITHEAVSEVAIVGVPHVEWGETVKAYFAATRPVETKELIDHLNGKVSSFKIPKLFEQVEALPRNASGKILKQSLREGGK